Proteins from a genomic interval of Phlebotomus papatasi isolate M1 chromosome 3, Ppap_2.1, whole genome shotgun sequence:
- the LOC129806734 gene encoding odorant receptor 4-like, whose product MEMIIVSDAVIMIIIMYFQAELLVITEFLLKLAKEDKVSARAKTILKTVHEEHKRVMEMFNDISFSFWHTYFHKLLAIVLYLCFTFFALKSVISSLVVALLCAVSMVEEAFILCYFGQIVRDASDIMAEALYMSKWYEMKVSDQKDLLMLMMRFKYPFKVETFAFGTISIYTFVQICKAAVSYVTILFGLFT is encoded by the exons ATGGAAATGATCATTGTTTCTGATGCTGTGATCATGATCATCATTATGTACTTTCAAGCAGAATTATTGGTCATTACAGAATTTCTTCTGAAACTTGCGAAGGAAGATAAAGTCTCGGCTCGAGCTAAAACAATCCTCAAAACGGTTCATGAAGAGCACAAGAGAGTTATGGAAATGTTCAATGACATATCATTTTCATTCTGGCATACCTACTTTCACAAACTCTTGGCCATTGTGCTATATCTTTGTTTTACTTTCTTTGCCTTGAAATCTGTCATTTCATCCCTGGTTGTAGCTCTGCTCTGTGCTGTTTCGATGGTCGAGGAAGCTTTTATCCTATGCTACTTTGGACAAATTGTCAGAGATGCTTCAGACATCATGGCTGAAGCTCTGTACATGAGCAAATGGTACGAAATGAAAGTATCAGATCAGAAGGATTTACTAATGCTCATGATGAGATTCAAATATCCGTTCAAAGTAGAAACTTTCGCATTTGGCACGATTTCTATCTACACCTTTGTCCAG ATTTGCAAAGCAGCAGTGTCATATGTAACTATACTTTTTGGATTGTTTACCTAA